In Paenibacillus guangzhouensis, a single window of DNA contains:
- the iolB gene encoding 5-deoxy-glucuronate isomerase: protein MPNLLQRGSQPNASGNTLTITPQSAGWQYVGFQVYQLSAEQTLSQETGENEICIVVLSGIANVLTREQQYHRIGRRMSVFEQIPPYAVYVPASDLVQFEALTELVIAICSAPAEGRLPARLITPDQIGVEARGNGTTARTIHNILPEQEEAERLLVVEVFTPAGHWSSYPPHKHDQDRLPYESQLEETYYYNIAPVDGFAIQRVYTDDLSLNETLVVHDGDAVLVPRGYHPVAAPPGYDVYYLNVMAGPVRTWRFHNDPKHAWLMKPSKEVPTNASNIIPE, encoded by the coding sequence ATGCCTAATTTACTCCAACGAGGCAGCCAGCCAAATGCCTCAGGGAATACGTTGACGATTACACCGCAGTCGGCGGGCTGGCAGTATGTCGGATTTCAAGTTTATCAGCTAAGCGCGGAGCAGACTTTGAGCCAAGAGACCGGGGAGAACGAGATATGTATTGTCGTGTTGAGCGGCATCGCGAATGTCCTTACACGGGAGCAGCAATACCACCGGATCGGCCGCCGGATGAGCGTGTTTGAGCAGATTCCGCCTTATGCCGTCTATGTGCCGGCAAGCGATCTGGTTCAGTTTGAAGCGTTGACGGAGCTCGTCATCGCGATTTGTTCTGCGCCTGCCGAAGGAAGATTGCCAGCACGCCTGATTACCCCGGATCAGATTGGAGTTGAAGCGAGAGGGAATGGGACGACGGCACGCACGATCCATAATATTCTACCGGAGCAGGAGGAAGCGGAACGATTGCTCGTCGTCGAAGTGTTCACCCCGGCCGGACACTGGTCCAGCTATCCGCCGCATAAGCATGATCAGGATCGTCTGCCCTACGAATCGCAGCTGGAGGAGACGTATTATTACAACATTGCGCCAGTCGATGGGTTCGCCATACAGCGCGTATACACAGACGATCTGTCGCTCAATGAGACCCTCGTCGTGCATGATGGCGATGCAGTCTTGGTGCCGCGCGGGTATCACCCGGTTGCAGCGCCCCCGGGGTATGACGTCTATTATTTGAATGTGATGGCGGGGCCAGTACGTACTTGGAGGTTCCATAATGATCCGAAGCATGCATGGCTCATGAAACCTAGCAAGGAGGTGCCGACGAATGCGTCTAATATCATTCCAGAATGA
- the iolC gene encoding 5-dehydro-2-deoxygluconokinase has protein sequence MRLISFQNDRSLDMIGLGRLCIDLNANEIHRPLEETVTFTKYVGGSPANITIAMARLGMNTGFIGKVSDDAHGRFIVHYLQKNKINTDGITVDQTGAVTGLAFTEIKSPTDCSILMYRDHAADLKLAPADVSEAYIREAKALLVSGTALAQSPSREAVFKAIHFAQKHDVVIIFDIDYRPYTWTSKEETGIYYRLVAEKSNVIIGGRDEFDLIEALDGPLRQDDQATANQWFEHQAQIVVVKRGGDGSIAWTADGDVSEGVVFPAQVFKTFGAGDSFAGAFIYGLMQGWDIGRCQQFGSAAASIVVSSHSCSDAMPTAEQIQARIDRYMQQGI, from the coding sequence ATGCGTCTAATATCATTCCAGAATGACAGATCGCTGGATATGATCGGCTTAGGTCGATTGTGCATCGACTTGAATGCGAACGAGATTCACCGTCCGCTGGAGGAGACGGTCACCTTCACGAAATATGTCGGGGGTTCACCGGCGAACATTACGATTGCGATGGCGCGGCTCGGGATGAATACCGGATTTATCGGCAAAGTCTCGGATGATGCCCATGGACGTTTTATCGTCCACTATTTGCAGAAGAACAAGATAAACACCGACGGTATTACCGTGGATCAGACCGGCGCCGTGACGGGGCTGGCCTTTACCGAGATTAAGTCGCCGACGGACTGCAGCATCCTCATGTATCGTGACCATGCAGCAGATTTGAAGCTGGCGCCAGCGGATGTGAGCGAAGCGTATATTCGTGAGGCCAAAGCCTTGCTCGTCTCCGGGACCGCGCTGGCGCAGAGTCCTTCGCGCGAAGCGGTGTTCAAGGCGATCCACTTCGCCCAGAAGCACGACGTCGTCATCATCTTCGATATCGATTACCGTCCCTACACGTGGACTTCGAAGGAGGAGACGGGGATCTATTACCGGCTTGTTGCGGAGAAATCGAATGTCATCATCGGCGGACGCGATGAATTTGACCTGATCGAAGCACTCGATGGCCCGCTGCGCCAAGATGACCAAGCGACTGCAAACCAGTGGTTCGAACATCAAGCGCAGATCGTCGTCGTCAAACGGGGGGGAGACGGTTCCATCGCATGGACTGCAGACGGGGACGTGTCGGAAGGCGTCGTCTTCCCAGCGCAGGTGTTCAAGACGTTCGGCGCAGGCGATTCCTTCGCTGGTGCGTTTATCTACGGTCTGATGCAAGGCTGGGACATCGGCCGATGCCAGCAGTTCGGCAGCGCAGCTGCTTCGATCGTCGTATCGAGCCACAGTTGTTCCGATGCGATGCCGACGGCGGAGCAGATTCAAGCCCGCATTGATCGCTATATGCAGCAGGGAATATAA
- a CDS encoding glycerophosphodiester phosphodiesterase, which yields MSQSTFLIAAHTGSGSAPDNTMASFLEGIRCGADIVEVDVRATKDGMAILLHDDSPLLQAYSYEQLNTPAIRMQLDAIYAHHEIVRLEEIFAIAKQYPVRLNLDLKDQRSLEPAFAAIERAQAFDRVYLTGCTEGMTQRHPQLGVLMNTPDFLTEEEVENYDVFADEICARAREEGYTGLNMAFYTCREAMVERAHACGLVVWVYTVNDPYEMAEYIAMGVDAITTRNVSSLLGLK from the coding sequence ATGAGTCAATCAACATTTTTGATAGCAGCGCATACTGGCTCGGGCAGTGCACCGGACAACACGATGGCATCCTTCTTGGAAGGCATTCGCTGCGGTGCCGATATTGTCGAAGTCGATGTTCGTGCGACGAAGGACGGCATGGCGATATTGCTTCATGATGATTCACCGCTGCTTCAGGCGTATTCTTACGAGCAGTTGAACACGCCGGCGATACGTATGCAGCTGGATGCCATCTATGCTCACCATGAGATCGTCCGGCTGGAAGAGATCTTTGCCATAGCAAAGCAGTATCCGGTGCGATTGAATCTGGATCTGAAGGACCAGCGCAGCCTGGAGCCGGCTTTTGCCGCGATCGAGCGCGCGCAAGCTTTTGACCGCGTATATTTGACAGGTTGTACAGAAGGGATGACCCAGCGCCACCCGCAACTTGGCGTGTTGATGAATACGCCGGATTTTTTGACAGAGGAAGAAGTGGAGAATTATGACGTATTTGCTGATGAGATCTGTGCGAGAGCACGGGAGGAAGGGTACACGGGGCTGAACATGGCATTCTACACCTGCCGAGAGGCAATGGTGGAACGCGCGCATGCGTGTGGGCTCGTGGTCTGGGTGTATACGGTGAACGACCCTTACGAGATGGCGGAATATATCGCCATGGGCGTCGATGCGATCACGACGAGGAACGTCTCTTCACTGCTAGGCCTCAAATGA
- a CDS encoding ABC transporter permease, with translation METHVTPSVNTSKRSRLWRNILLHKYLYLMLLPCLVFFIIFSYIPMTGIILAFKEYKFNAGILGSPWAGFKYFERFFNDYQSGMLIKNTLIISCMKLFIGLPFPILLALMFNEVKNRYFRNIAQSISYLPHFLSWVVVVGLTQRLLAPDNGLLNQIVGFFGGDSSVFYMMEPHYFYQIMFGSHIWKSVGWDSIIYLAAIAGVNPDMYEAAKMDGASRTREIWHITLPSIQPTILILFILSLGNILSAGFDQLYLLRTPGNMHLAEILDTYVIRVGLQGGQYGYATAVGLMQGLIGLILVVAANRISKKVSDTSLW, from the coding sequence ATGGAGACACACGTGACCCCATCGGTTAACACTTCGAAGAGATCCAGACTATGGCGTAACATCCTACTGCACAAGTACCTCTACCTCATGCTGCTGCCTTGCCTCGTATTTTTTATAATATTTTCCTACATTCCGATGACCGGCATCATACTGGCATTCAAAGAATACAAGTTCAACGCGGGGATCCTCGGAAGCCCATGGGCGGGCTTCAAATATTTCGAACGGTTCTTCAATGACTATCAGAGCGGCATGCTCATCAAGAACACCCTCATTATCTCCTGCATGAAGCTCTTCATCGGTCTGCCGTTCCCCATCCTTCTCGCGCTGATGTTCAACGAAGTGAAGAACCGCTACTTCCGCAATATCGCACAGAGCATCTCGTATTTGCCTCATTTCTTATCCTGGGTCGTCGTTGTCGGATTGACGCAGCGCCTCTTGGCACCGGATAACGGCCTATTGAATCAGATCGTCGGTTTCTTCGGCGGCGACAGCAGCGTCTTCTACATGATGGAACCCCATTATTTCTACCAAATCATGTTCGGCAGTCACATCTGGAAGTCCGTCGGGTGGGATTCGATTATCTATCTGGCAGCGATTGCAGGCGTGAACCCGGATATGTATGAAGCGGCGAAAATGGATGGGGCGAGCAGAACCCGCGAAATATGGCATATCACACTTCCTTCGATCCAGCCAACCATTCTCATTCTGTTTATTTTATCACTCGGAAATATCTTATCTGCGGGGTTCGATCAACTGTATCTCTTGCGAACACCGGGGAACATGCATCTAGCCGAGATTCTGGATACGTACGTCATTCGGGTCGGACTGCAAGGCGGGCAATATGGATATGCGACAGCCGTCGGTCTTATGCAAGGGTTGATCGGATTAATACTCGTCGTAGCAGCAAATCGGATTTCTAAGAAGGTATCAGACACGTCATTATGGTAG
- a CDS encoding extracellular solute-binding protein — translation MLRKNTWVRLLTIPLILTLLLAGCTGNDKGTDNKTAQPESNQTDQGTNNGSTDSGKPATWIADRKVKGLVFMGTDDYTEDMNPEIKAKLKELTGIDLEVEIMVADHSIDGLIAGLASNDLPDFITFYLNNSGRPEMPVILKAAREEMFTDLAPLMKDTKVYSKYLQDDYLPLDTRYGVMFRPEFNGSTYFIHMNVARQGGYATRKYAGGPYIRKDIADALGVDPRTINTTEKLYELAKKIKAGNFKDNNGKDVVPIGPNYWGGQEIGVLFNDLEWGSDDQRIKKDASGTILHESQTPYALKKVEYIQKLLKEKLIHPEFFTMDESRATEGALNGTWAIIGNAHNYQEFNRDMHYLPLGPIDFVDRPYQMQVDFKSGYSGWAIPTTTKNPEDIMKLADFLASREGKLLWQYGLEGRDYTLDAKGNPLAKKEVIDLKVSNPEEAKKLGFAGVGNSWGELLGGTDTDRMADFGEMEYGDAVAPEVNAGALKIADYWGWEEKRKNAKIVDGYTPLSFIGEFEHGTELKAAFENYDDSLIRAYYAKNMDEAKKILDSASKQLEATGLQQFLELLKTKDADPKTHVKL, via the coding sequence ATGCTTAGAAAGAACACATGGGTTCGCTTGCTAACGATTCCGCTCATCTTGACGCTGCTCCTCGCGGGTTGTACGGGGAATGACAAAGGCACGGACAACAAGACGGCACAACCTGAAAGCAACCAGACGGATCAAGGAACGAATAACGGATCAACCGACAGCGGCAAACCTGCGACATGGATCGCGGACCGCAAGGTGAAAGGGCTTGTCTTCATGGGTACGGACGATTACACGGAAGATATGAACCCGGAGATCAAGGCGAAGTTGAAGGAACTGACAGGTATTGACCTTGAGGTTGAGATTATGGTCGCGGACCACTCCATCGACGGGCTCATCGCGGGGCTGGCCTCGAATGACCTACCGGATTTCATTACGTTCTACCTGAACAACAGCGGACGTCCGGAAATGCCCGTCATTTTAAAAGCAGCCCGGGAAGAGATGTTCACGGATCTGGCGCCGCTGATGAAGGATACGAAGGTGTACAGCAAATATTTGCAGGACGACTATCTGCCGCTCGATACGAGATACGGGGTTATGTTCCGGCCTGAATTCAACGGCTCGACGTATTTCATCCATATGAACGTCGCTCGGCAAGGCGGTTATGCGACGCGGAAATATGCGGGCGGACCGTACATTCGTAAAGATATCGCGGATGCGCTCGGCGTAGATCCTCGTACGATCAATACAACGGAGAAGCTATATGAGCTGGCGAAGAAGATCAAGGCCGGCAACTTCAAGGATAACAACGGCAAAGATGTCGTGCCGATCGGGCCGAACTATTGGGGTGGGCAAGAGATCGGCGTCCTCTTCAATGATCTGGAATGGGGCAGCGACGACCAACGGATCAAGAAGGATGCTTCCGGCACCATTTTGCATGAGAGCCAGACTCCGTATGCGCTTAAAAAAGTGGAGTACATCCAAAAGCTGCTCAAGGAAAAGCTTATCCATCCGGAGTTCTTCACCATGGACGAAAGCCGTGCAACGGAAGGGGCATTGAACGGAACATGGGCGATTATCGGCAATGCGCACAACTACCAAGAATTTAACCGCGATATGCATTACTTGCCGCTAGGACCAATCGACTTCGTCGATCGTCCGTATCAGATGCAGGTGGATTTCAAATCCGGTTATTCCGGCTGGGCGATTCCAACCACGACAAAGAATCCAGAAGACATTATGAAGTTGGCGGATTTCCTGGCAAGCCGCGAAGGCAAGCTGCTATGGCAGTATGGACTCGAAGGTCGCGATTATACGCTGGATGCGAAGGGCAATCCGCTTGCGAAGAAGGAAGTTATCGATCTGAAAGTCAGCAATCCGGAAGAAGCCAAGAAGCTGGGATTCGCTGGCGTAGGCAACTCGTGGGGTGAACTGCTCGGTGGTACGGATACCGATCGGATGGCGGACTTCGGAGAGATGGAGTACGGCGATGCTGTTGCGCCTGAAGTGAACGCTGGAGCGCTCAAGATTGCCGATTACTGGGGTTGGGAAGAGAAGCGCAAGAACGCTAAGATCGTCGACGGCTATACCCCGCTGTCCTTCATCGGCGAGTTCGAGCACGGCACTGAATTGAAGGCAGCGTTTGAAAATTACGATGACAGTCTCATTCGGGCGTACTATGCGAAGAACATGGACGAAGCGAAGAAAATCCTCGATTCAGCCTCCAAACAACTAGAAGCAACTGGCTTACAGCAATTTTTGGAATTGCTCAAGACCAAAGATGCGGATCCGAAGACACATGTGAAGTTATAA
- a CDS encoding carbohydrate ABC transporter permease, which translates to MRTFYKTSFGEKVFKVLIYLCITALCLSIILPFLNILALSFNAGKDAERGGIYFWPRVWSLQNFAEVLTSANMLSAFGISLFRTILGTLASVFLTALAAYTLKSKTMPGVRFFTILIFFTMLFSGGIIPYYMLLKSLHLTNTIWVYVIPSLYSAWNLIIMRTFFQQIHVSLEESARIDGYNDFSIFMRVIMPLSKPVIAVITLFNAVGHWNDWFTGAFYVRSGDLRPLSTLLQEMLTRAEAMRSKLESAAGTTQYEMLDKMQVTGDSMKMATIIIVVAPIILIYPFIQKYFAQGVMIGSIKE; encoded by the coding sequence TTGAGGACGTTCTACAAGACATCCTTCGGGGAAAAAGTATTCAAAGTCTTGATCTATCTATGCATCACGGCACTGTGTCTATCGATTATCCTTCCTTTCTTAAACATATTGGCCCTGTCCTTCAATGCGGGAAAAGACGCGGAGCGCGGCGGAATCTACTTCTGGCCGCGGGTCTGGTCGCTTCAAAACTTCGCGGAGGTGCTGACCTCCGCCAATATGCTCTCTGCGTTCGGTATTTCGCTGTTCCGGACGATCCTCGGAACGCTGGCGAGCGTATTCCTGACCGCACTGGCGGCCTATACCCTGAAGAGCAAGACGATGCCGGGCGTGCGATTCTTCACGATCCTCATCTTCTTCACGATGCTGTTCAGCGGCGGCATTATTCCCTATTACATGCTGCTGAAATCCTTGCATTTGACGAATACGATCTGGGTGTATGTGATCCCTTCGCTGTATAGCGCATGGAACCTGATCATCATGCGGACGTTCTTTCAGCAAATCCACGTTAGTCTAGAGGAGTCGGCGCGGATCGACGGGTATAATGATTTCTCAATTTTCATGCGGGTCATCATGCCGCTGAGCAAACCAGTCATCGCGGTCATTACGCTCTTCAATGCTGTCGGCCATTGGAATGATTGGTTCACGGGCGCCTTCTACGTCAGATCGGGCGATCTTCGGCCGCTCTCTACCCTGTTGCAAGAAATGCTAACGCGGGCGGAAGCGATGCGGAGCAAGCTGGAATCGGCTGCGGGGACGACGCAATATGAGATGCTCGACAAGATGCAAGTCACGGGCGATTCGATGAAAATGGCGACGATTATTATCGTGGTTGCGCCGATTATTCTCATTTATCCGTTCATTCAGAAGTATTTTGCGCAAGGCGTGATGATTGGTTCGATCAAGGAATAG
- a CDS encoding CehA/McbA family metallohydrolase — translation MRIDNPYDKPGKWLRGSFHNHTNNSDGWFPLETVYKMYADYDFLAISDHDKMTNLDAPCRIPTVFEAIEVSSTKPHMLLVQPPHTILEGYSNEFTIENYQRLADAALNHGGICVLVHPNRYFSNFWTLEDMLQMERYTGVEIYNGDGNVEYDIAFDKWDALLSAGRKVWGFGNDDSHVYGQEKQAWNMVLAEEHSHEGILSAIRRGSFYVSTGYGFESIRVEGHKVIIELRSNNLLDRMYKYVTLFGKHGRVLHEATGRIHRVEYQCQGDEGYVRVSAYIEGGYAAFSQPLFIMKD, via the coding sequence ATGCGGATTGACAATCCATACGATAAGCCTGGCAAGTGGCTGCGGGGCAGCTTCCACAATCATACGAACAACAGCGACGGGTGGTTCCCGCTCGAGACGGTCTACAAGATGTATGCGGATTATGACTTTCTCGCCATATCCGATCATGACAAGATGACGAATCTGGATGCGCCATGCCGTATTCCTACCGTCTTCGAGGCGATTGAAGTGAGCAGTACGAAGCCGCATATGCTGCTCGTTCAGCCGCCGCATACGATCCTGGAAGGTTATAGCAACGAATTTACGATCGAAAATTACCAGCGGCTCGCGGATGCAGCGCTCAATCATGGCGGGATTTGCGTACTGGTGCACCCGAATCGGTACTTCTCGAACTTCTGGACGCTCGAAGACATGCTGCAGATGGAGCGGTATACCGGCGTGGAGATCTATAACGGGGATGGTAATGTGGAATACGATATCGCTTTTGACAAATGGGATGCGCTGCTCTCGGCGGGACGCAAAGTATGGGGCTTCGGCAATGACGACTCCCATGTCTATGGGCAAGAAAAACAGGCGTGGAATATGGTGCTCGCCGAAGAGCATTCGCATGAGGGGATTCTGTCGGCTATTCGGCGCGGCAGCTTCTACGTATCGACGGGTTATGGGTTCGAATCGATTCGGGTGGAAGGTCATAAGGTGATCATCGAGCTGAGATCGAACAACCTCCTTGATCGAATGTATAAATACGTTACGTTGTTCGGAAAACACGGCCGAGTGCTGCACGAAGCGACAGGACGAATCCATCGCGTCGAATACCAGTGTCAAGGCGATGAAGGATATGTGCGGGTTAGCGCTTATATTGAGGGAGGGTATGCGGCGTTCTCCCAGCCCCTATTTATTATGAAGGATTAG
- a CDS encoding LacI family DNA-binding transcriptional regulator translates to MSVKIKDVALRAGVSTTTVSRVLNGEKYVKDELKRRVTAAIDELGYAPSHIARSLVRNKTDLIGVIVPDLTSSFYSTILSSIEQTAASNGYNLLVCNISEDIEKEMKYLKIFKEMRVEGIIIMHEKINEEIRGFINGLQIPVIFSSVKPMDQSFISVIVDDYTAAYDATRYLIELGHERIAFIGGDMRDITSGQNRYVGYCNALRDHGLKIVHDRIRFGDYKVQSGYERMGELLRHEQRPTAVFAVSDDMAIGAVNCIIDHGMRVPDDISVMGFDGSQMTELVRPRITSMEQPIHQMGVVTVETLLQLIRGEIEQDEDIILGHRLEVRDSCRQRSN, encoded by the coding sequence ATGAGTGTGAAGATCAAAGATGTTGCGCTTCGGGCAGGGGTATCCACGACGACGGTCTCGCGGGTGCTGAACGGGGAGAAGTACGTGAAGGACGAATTGAAACGGCGGGTCACTGCTGCAATTGATGAGCTGGGGTATGCGCCAAGTCATATCGCACGCAGCTTGGTTCGCAACAAGACGGATTTGATCGGCGTCATCGTGCCGGATCTCACGTCCAGCTTTTACTCGACGATCCTGAGCTCTATTGAGCAGACGGCTGCTTCGAATGGCTACAACCTGCTCGTATGCAATATTAGCGAAGATATTGAGAAGGAAATGAAGTATTTGAAAATTTTTAAGGAGATGCGGGTAGAAGGTATCATCATCATGCACGAGAAGATCAATGAAGAGATTCGCGGGTTCATTAACGGTCTGCAGATTCCAGTCATCTTCTCCAGCGTGAAGCCGATGGACCAGTCCTTCATCTCGGTCATCGTCGACGATTATACGGCTGCGTATGACGCGACACGGTATCTGATCGAGCTTGGTCATGAGCGGATTGCATTCATTGGCGGCGATATGCGGGACATTACGTCGGGGCAGAACCGGTATGTTGGCTATTGCAACGCCCTGAGGGACCATGGGCTCAAGATTGTCCATGACCGGATTCGATTTGGTGATTATAAGGTGCAGAGTGGCTACGAGCGTATGGGCGAGCTGTTGCGACACGAGCAACGGCCGACGGCCGTGTTCGCAGTGAGTGACGATATGGCGATCGGCGCGGTCAACTGCATTATCGATCATGGCATGCGTGTGCCGGACGATATTTCGGTCATGGGCTTCGACGGAAGCCAGATGACGGAGCTGGTTCGGCCAAGAATTACGTCGATGGAACAACCGATTCATCAGATGGGGGTCGTGACCGTCGAGACGTTACTCCAGCTCATTCGAGGCGAGATCGAACAGGATGAAGATATCATCTTAGGCCATCGATTGGAAGTTCGAGATAGCTGCAGACAGCGATCGAATTGA
- a CDS encoding carbohydrate kinase family protein — MKTYDALVIGDANVDLVVVGCNALPLPGQEIFVEDMSLHVGGGAAIFGLTLAKLGKAVAFKGVVGQDYYGQYVLDQFRQAGIDTSYVKRSDLGATGLSIAINPERDRSFISYAGTNAELQIDPFIDLDAVPARHVHLTGYRGSRNHTQFMRIVRRLKESGVTVSLDVGWDDTGEWYPGVFDLMEEIDVFFMNETEALHYTGCTVMEESIEQLRERRKNVVVKQGAGGATAIINGTVTHQAGYAVNVVDTTGAGDSFNAGYIDGYLSGLSVEECLAYGNACGALSVQDYGGSTGAVDLPRLTTFIEAHRVIDNGGNAK, encoded by the coding sequence TTGAAGACATATGATGCTTTGGTCATTGGTGACGCGAACGTGGATTTGGTCGTGGTGGGATGCAACGCCCTGCCGCTTCCCGGACAAGAAATATTCGTAGAGGACATGTCGCTGCATGTCGGCGGCGGCGCGGCAATATTCGGCCTAACCCTTGCCAAGCTGGGCAAGGCGGTCGCTTTCAAAGGCGTTGTAGGGCAAGATTACTACGGCCAATATGTTCTGGATCAATTCCGACAGGCTGGTATTGATACCAGCTACGTGAAACGGAGTGATCTGGGTGCGACAGGACTATCGATTGCGATTAATCCGGAGCGGGACCGCTCCTTTATTTCATACGCAGGGACGAATGCGGAATTGCAAATCGATCCATTCATCGATCTGGATGCGGTGCCAGCAAGACACGTACATCTGACGGGGTATCGCGGGAGTCGGAACCATACGCAATTCATGCGCATCGTACGAAGGCTGAAGGAATCGGGCGTCACAGTGTCTCTCGACGTCGGATGGGATGATACCGGGGAATGGTATCCGGGGGTATTCGATCTGATGGAGGAGATCGACGTATTCTTCATGAACGAGACGGAGGCTTTGCATTATACGGGGTGTACAGTGATGGAAGAGAGTATTGAACAGCTGCGGGAGCGACGGAAAAACGTTGTGGTGAAACAGGGAGCTGGAGGCGCAACGGCCATTATCAACGGCACGGTGACGCATCAAGCTGGGTATGCCGTGAACGTCGTGGATACGACGGGGGCGGGGGATTCTTTTAACGCGGGATATATCGATGGGTACCTGAGTGGTCTATCTGTGGAGGAATGCCTTGCGTACGGCAATGCTTGCGGCGCGCTGTCGGTTCAGGATTATGGAGGCAGTACGGGAGCGGTGGACCTTCCTCGGCTCACCACATTTATCGAGGCGCATCGTGTCATAGATAACGGAGGGAATGCGAAATGA
- a CDS encoding leucyl aminopeptidase family protein, whose amino-acid sequence MTGIIGRSEDAKVLILPISKEDVANGCVSVGVGSVSLSLRPSAGDPDSLTWVSGPPGGPSMLFVGLGERARVNAECIRKAAGHAGRALIRDQLAAVQVSFEWLAVMPLKACEAAGAWMEGWTLGTYAFERYKATVKERVVPPVYLDIEGTFEAEEQVRLARIRAEGTMLARDLANEPPNALRPETFARRVQKHFADTLVRVEVLPASSLELQGMVGVLAVGRGSVHPPVMIKLTYCTDPAQPLIALVGKGITFDTGGISLKKDYNISDMRMDMAGGAAVVGAMEILSRSDASVNVVALIPAAENMPGGNALMPGEILTYANGLTVQVGNTDAEGRLVLADALLYAHRLGAAEVTDIATLTYSCTGALGSKYAGVFGDQHLVDAIREAGERVGEKVWQLPLAEEYDRYLDSDCADLCNVSSVPEAGAITAALFLRRFVHPSMKWVHLDMAGLKEVSSAAGYHAPGATGYGTRMLAEWVMRRATLHAGRRRCDEDDCD is encoded by the coding sequence ATGACGGGAATCATCGGGCGGTCGGAGGACGCGAAAGTGTTGATTCTGCCGATCAGTAAGGAGGACGTCGCGAATGGGTGCGTGTCGGTAGGAGTAGGTTCGGTCTCGTTATCGCTTCGTCCGTCAGCAGGTGATCCGGATTCGCTTACTTGGGTGAGCGGTCCGCCGGGGGGACCTAGCATGCTGTTCGTTGGACTCGGCGAACGGGCGCGCGTGAATGCGGAATGTATACGGAAAGCCGCAGGGCATGCAGGAAGAGCATTGATACGCGATCAGTTGGCCGCGGTGCAAGTTTCTTTCGAATGGCTGGCGGTGATGCCATTGAAGGCCTGTGAAGCAGCAGGGGCTTGGATGGAAGGATGGACGCTTGGGACTTATGCTTTTGAGCGGTACAAAGCGACGGTGAAGGAGCGGGTTGTTCCTCCGGTGTATTTGGACATTGAAGGAACGTTCGAGGCGGAGGAGCAGGTGCGGCTCGCGCGTATTCGTGCGGAAGGGACAATGCTCGCGCGCGACCTCGCAAATGAACCGCCAAATGCGCTGCGTCCGGAGACGTTCGCAAGGCGAGTGCAGAAGCATTTTGCCGATACGCTCGTACGGGTTGAGGTACTACCGGCGAGCAGTTTGGAGCTGCAAGGGATGGTTGGGGTGCTCGCCGTCGGGCGCGGGAGCGTGCATCCGCCGGTGATGATCAAACTGACGTATTGCACTGACCCGGCACAGCCGCTCATTGCCCTGGTCGGGAAAGGCATTACCTTCGATACGGGCGGGATCTCGCTCAAGAAAGATTACAACATTAGCGACATGCGGATGGATATGGCCGGCGGGGCGGCTGTGGTCGGCGCGATGGAGATCTTGTCACGCAGCGACGCTTCGGTGAATGTCGTTGCCTTGATTCCGGCGGCGGAGAACATGCCAGGCGGCAATGCGTTAATGCCGGGCGAAATCTTGACGTATGCGAACGGATTGACGGTACAAGTCGGCAATACCGATGCCGAAGGGCGGCTGGTGCTTGCGGATGCGCTCCTCTATGCCCATCGTCTTGGTGCGGCGGAAGTCACGGATATCGCGACGTTGACCTATTCCTGTACAGGGGCGCTGGGCTCGAAGTACGCCGGCGTCTTTGGTGATCAGCATCTGGTGGATGCGATAAGGGAGGCTGGTGAACGCGTAGGGGAGAAGGTGTGGCAGCTGCCGTTAGCCGAAGAGTATGACAGATACTTGGACAGTGATTGCGCGGATCTATGCAACGTGAGCAGTGTTCCAGAAGCGGGGGCGATTACCGCAGCGTTGTTCTTGCGAAGGTTCGTCCACCCGTCGATGAAGTGGGTGCATCTCGACATGGCAGGTCTGAAGGAAGTTTCGTCGGCCGCGGGGTACCACGCGCCAGGAGCGACGGGATATGGGACGCGCATGCTCGCGGAATGGGTGATGCGTCGTGCAACGTTGCATGCGGGAAGGAGAAGGTGTGATGAAGACGATTGCGATTGA